In the Engystomops pustulosus chromosome 2, aEngPut4.maternal, whole genome shotgun sequence genome, one interval contains:
- the TXNDC17 gene encoding thioredoxin domain-containing protein 17, whose product MASYTEVKVHGYEEYDKEVERHQGKPLYALFCGDKDEQGVSWCPDCVRAEPIVRKALPHLPEGSVFIYCQVGERTYWKDSKNEFKRILKLTGVPTLLKVGSPQKLTEDECLKSDLIEMLFSDD is encoded by the exons ATGGCGAGTTACACAGAAGTGAAGGTGCACGGATATGAGGAGTACGACAAGGAGGTGGAGAGGCATCAGGGGAAGCCGCTGTACGCCTTGTTCTGTGGTGATAAGGATGAGCAgggggtgagctggtgcccggaCTGTGTACGAG CTGAGCCGATTGTACGAAAGGCGCTGCCACATCTTCCTGAAGGGTCTGTATTCATATACTGCCAGGTTGGAGAGCGAACCTA TTGGAAAGATTCCAAAAATGAGTTCAAAAGAATCCTAAAGCTAACAGGAGTTCCCACTCTTCTAAAGGTCGGATCG CCACAGAAACTAACAGAAGACGAATGTCTCAAGTCTGACCTGATCGAGATGCTGTTCTCCGACGATTGA
- the MED31 gene encoding mediator of RNA polymerase II transcription subunit 31, whose translation MAAGSMETEEQARIRFQLELEFVQCLANPNYLNFLAQRGYFKDKAFVNYLKYLLYWKDPDYAKYLKYPQCLHMLELLQYEHFRKELVNAQCAKFIDEQQILHWQHYSRKRMRLQQALAEQQPQNNTMGK comes from the exons ATGGCGGCCGGCTCTATGGAAACAg AGGAACAAGCAAGAATTCGCTTCCAGCTGGAGTtggagtttgttcagtgtctggcAAATCCGAATTATCTGAACT TTCTAGCGCAAAGAGGATACTTCAAGGATAAAGCATTTGTGAATTACCTAAAATATTTACTGTATTGGAAGGATCCAGACtatgccaaatatttaaa ATACCCACAATGCCTGCACATGCTGGAGTTACTGCAATACGAACACTTCCGCAAGGAGCTGGTGAACGCCCAGTGTGCCAAGTTTATAGACGAGCAGCAGATCTTACACTGGCAGCACTACTCCCGCAAGAGGATGAGGCTGCAGCAGGCGCTGGCCGAGCAGCAGCCACAGAACAACACTATGGGGAAATAA